GGGAGAATGAAGCGATAAAGCTCAGGGTCATTAGCATCGCTATCGTAATCATCGTCATTATCGTCGCGGCGCTGCACACGAGCTGCAACATTAGCGcgggctctctcgcgcgagtaCATAAACAGGCCCTCCCGCGGGCTAAGTCGTGAGAGTGATCGTTATTAGCACCGCTGACAAGAAACCGCTCTGCTCTCGTTTCCTCTCTCCGCCGCTTATCCGGCGATCGATCTCCGTCGGCCGATCGCTCGCCGCGTTATTATTCGCGTCTAATGTGTTTGTAAATACCGAGCGAGCGAAATCTTATAAATTACGCCGGGGCTCTATCATTAgcgactcgcgcgcgggcgtATTAATAAACTAAGCAAGGCGGGCGCTGCAACAGAAGCGCAAAAACTCGTGTAAGTATATACGAGTTTCTTCCTCCCGCGACAACCCGTTTACAAAGAGGATCGGCTTCGCTCGTCAATCATTCATCGGACGAGGCTCGAGCTCGCTCGAGGCGCTTCTTAATTAACAAATATACCTACGATATAGAGGCTCAATTTTTAGTCCGAGAGCGAAGGGAGGTCAAGGGTCGGATTAGCGATATTTGCCGTGCGCTGTATGCAGATTAGAGGGCTATGTGCGCTGCAGCTCGGAGTCGAGGACGATAATAGCTCGCAGAAAAGCCAGAGACCGGGGGATGAAAGACGGTCCACTCGaatcgcgaaaaaaagaattctcTCTGCGAAGAAAGCAAAGAGCCACTTCTGAaagtcggagagagagagagagagagagagagagagagagagagagagagctttgtCCGTCTCGTCGACAATGCgacacagagagaaaaagagaaagagcagtCTCGAAGCTTGTAGCGCAATTTTTTACTCGTCATTACTCGTCGTCGGAAAAAAGAGCCGAGCCAACGAAATCGTATCGGATATACATTATATCGAGCCAGCCCTCTCTCACTTTCTGCCGTCTGTCCGTGTGTGAATAGATGAAAGCGCGGAGGGTTGATCATTACGCCGGGAGTTTAACGCGCTGGCtatagcaataataaatacGAATAGCGAATGATGAATTCGTCTCGGGGCTGCGCGAGGCACTTTAAAACTGCCCTCTGATATACTGCCTTCTCATTTCTCACCTCGCGCGCTCCTGGAGGCGAATCGTAATTCCCGCGGGACTTTGTACAATAATGCGCGAGCACACAAGCCTTTTCGGCCCCGCCGCGATGAGAAATCGTCAAAGGGGACAATGGGCGCCCCGTCATCGTCGAATCCGTATCAATCGCTGTCAAGGACACAATCGAAACGACGTGTTACCTGCGCCGCAGCCTCCTTCTTATGTGCGGCTCCCCTTTTGTGCGTTCACCAGCACCACCGATAGAGTCTATGGGTATTCGAGTGCGGATTCTGATTGtatctcccccccccccccccacccctaGCGCATATAGCTGCTCGACAATGGAAAGCCATTGATCGGCCATCGATATGTGTATCGAGCCAGTGGCGCCTGGCTGCTTTGGAGAAGAAAAACAAGCGCACGCATACCCTCGCGGATAGACATTATTCCGTGCGTGTATAAGGGAGAGGCTGCTACCGGGGGGATGTGCGTGTTTTATGGGCCTGCTTACAGGGGGCCCCCCGGATACATATGAGCTGAGCATTGACGTTTATTCTATTGATATTAATCGATCAAGTGGGGAAGAGCCGATTCCTAAGTACCTACCTGTTTTGCCTGCACCAGCGAGTGTATTATACGGGATCAGCGGCGAATTCGGCGAAAATCAAGTCCGCGCGCGTGCGCAGGTGCGCGTAATTAAAAGCTCGAGAGAGTGGCATTTGTCAATAAACGGCGCAAGATCGACCACAGGGGCTTTTACgcttctccctctcgctctccggGTCTGATTGACGGCAGGCAGTCCATCTCCGGGAGTAAATCCTGCTGCGCGCATCTTCCGTCTCTCTGTGAtccttattctctctctctctctctctctctctctctctctccgtctcctGGCCGCGAGCTCGCGTAGTAATCAGCGACAGGAGCTGCCCTCCCCGGCAATCCATCGCCGCTCGCGGGAATGCACAAAGACACTGGCCCCACTGCCGGAGCGACATTGTCCTTTGAAATGGATATAGACTCTCCGCCAGCCGCACATAgacgtgtatatatacgtacgtCGAGTGACAAGTCCCCCGCTCCAAGAAGGAGACAATGCGGAAGATGGAATCGAGGATCTTCATCTTCGCATTGTCCGGGATTTTCATTCAACTTGGAAACAATTATCGCTCGATTATTTCGACTGCCTTTTTCTCCAGCTCCTCctctcatacacacacacacacacacacacacacacacgcgcgcacactgTATTATACAGCAGCTAGCTCGAGGGATAAACGCGCCTTAGCTCACTCTCTATACACGCGTCGCTTCCGCCATAAGCCTGCAGCACTCGGCGGTTTTAACGGCGACACCTTTTCCCTTTCAAATGATCCTCTCCTCTTGCCCCTTCCTCGCACACTTACCGCACTTAGCTtctgctctcgctctctcgctctgaaAGGCTGCGACGAGCACTTACTCGCGTTATGGCTATAACgcacctgctgctgctgcgctgcacCAATTAAAGTATCCGACAAATGCGACAAGTTGCTCGAGGGACTTTGGCCCCTCTTTGCATTGTCGGCTGTATCGCGAGCGGACATCTTTATTTAATAACGGAGTCGAGTCGAGAAGGAACTTCGATATCGCACGCGATTTTCACCCGTTTATTATTGGTTATGTTTGTGCATCGCGTTGAGGTACTCATGTTGAGTAATTAGCTACGTCGTTTACATCGCAGCCGGCAGCAGCGCAGTCGAGCGCGAGAGTAATTTTCAATTAGTTCGACTGCGGctcattattaaattttaatggtATGCCTGTTAATGATTATACACTCTATACAAGCCTCGGGATGCTGCTCGGCCGCTTCTcgaaaggaagagagagagagagagagagagaaggagagaaaaaaaggcacTTTGCAGGCAGCTGCTTTTCTTAACGTTTCGTCATTCCGAGCACGTACATAGTTTTATCGTTATACATATTGAGATATCGCCTATCAGCGGCTCCGTAACGAGCTCGCGCGGGCAAATTAAACCTTCGACGTCTCACTCGCGGCATAAGTAGGATTGTCGCTCGTGATGCACCTGTTTTCGATCATTAGCCGCGCGTGTGATACGCGCAAGGGTTATACGTGTGTACACGATCGGGACGATGAAAAATTTGCCGTCGCCGGGCTGTCTTGCGACGTTTCAATTAGAGGAGCGAGGCTTCTGTTGCGAGCCGTAAACTATACAGGTATAGGCTCTAATATGAGAGAGCGTAAGCTTATAAAATGCAAAACAAGAGGCAAAGAGagcagctcgctcgctctcggtgACACGGTATTACTTAACGTCGCGACAGGTGGTGGCAAGGCAGACTGCAGACACACAAGGCCGGGGAGCGAGTGCCAGATAAACAAAGACTGAGGGATGaaggggcggggggggggggcaaggGAAAGAGGGCGAGAAACGAATTAGACGCGTCCcgccggcgagagagagagagagagagtccacCGAGGGTTTCCAGTTACAACTCTCGGGGACGACGAGATGGATGAGCGCAACATTGATACCGAGTGCgagggaggagagagagagagaacccgTTTCTACGAAGGAATGCTTAGAAACATTATACGCCGAGACGAGCAAGACGTGCCGAAGTACGGGGTGAGAGTATCTTCGGACTCGAGAGACGCGCCGCGAGCGTTATAGTATACTTGCGCGAAAAATCAGCGGGGTgattgataaatttatatcGCTGTTTATTTACTCGAAAGCGAGAGAGGGGAAGGAAGAGGCAGAGGCAAGTTCATCCATAAATCTCTTTCGATCAGAGAGCCGTCCCGCGCGGCAGCCCGGAATCTCGGTTATGAATTTGCCCGGAGCTGCGGCATTCCGCGTGTGTTGCAGTGTATAAccgctacacacacacacacacacgtgtgccGTCCGCGGACGATTCCTCAACTTTACGGGCCCCTAGAATTAGCGGCTGTGCTCCAGAGGAAGATTGCAGGTTTGCGGCGCGAGATTCGAACCGAAATGCGTCCGACTGCGCAGTCCGAGGTATAAGAAGCGCGAGTGTGGGAAAGTGCACAGCCGAGAGCGCGAGTGTTTACATTACGCTTTTGAATTATATCAGCGCGCTGCGGTATCGTTTAAATCCTCCCTCTACTTTACTCTATTTCGCGGCAATGATTTATATCGATCGGCCGAAAAATTCGGCATTCCGCGAACAAAGCGTCGAAAAGAATGGTAGAGTGTATCGGGGGCATCGGAGAAGGCGGAGAGCAGCTGTCATTAGatcgctctctcgcgtcggCTAAATTACGCGGTAGGCGCGCTACATGTAAATTGCCATTTAACACAACATCCACACAGCGAGATAGGCGATGTATATAGcccctacacacacacactgtacGCGTGTAACGTAGCCGTATTCCCGAGCGCGCGGGGCTATCAGCCAAGAGTCATACGAGTGATGCATACGAGCGGTGCACGCGGGGCTGGTTTACATAATTCGAAATTGCGCCGAAAacgacttctctctctcgctgcatgCCCGAGCCACCGTGTATACACGCTCTCGCGGTGCAGCttgcttattattatttaaattctcGGCCCGCGCGCTCTGACCCAATTctcctccctccctccctttTGAAGACCCAATGTTGCGTGCGCGATGCGAAAATACGCCGCGAGtgtccgagagagaaagagagctaaAAGATTCGAACGAGGGTTGGAAGGCAGTGATGGAGCGACGTGGTCACGTATGCGTAAAAGTGCGAAATTCGCGGAACACGTTCGTCGCAGCAGCGAGTGAATAGCCCCGCACACGACTTATACATCTTCGTGCGAGTTGCCTCTTCGCAAacacatttcttttttatttttattcgctGCGCAGCCCGCAACGGTACCCTGCAAAAAAGCAGCCTGCGGATTTTGTTGTACATGCGCGCGGGATATTCAATTACCGGTTTTTCTCGCTGCTTCGTAATTATACCATGTTGAAAATGTAAAACGAAACGCGCGGAatattatatttgtattaaaaatatatgagAGAAATTTATTCAGCCGGAACATTGCGTCCGTTTAATTAAAGCCTCGTCGATGCAGCCCAAGTTATTCTGCCTATAATGAATAAATCAGGCTTCATTGTATTTGCATACATACATTCAATAACGCCTCGAATCGATACtggataattattattatagctATTCGATATATTATACGTCTGCGCTTTCGAACCTCGTACCTTAATTGAATTACGTTTCCGCGCGCTGTAAACTATCCTGTATTTTTGAAAAGAATACGAAATCAATTGAATCGCGAGATCGCATAGCCAAAATATTCGACGCGCAGCAGCAGGCCGGACTTATTCGATAAATCATTATTAAGGTGAATTCCAcaagaaaatgataaattgcgagagagagagagagagagagagagagagagagagagagagagtcgagcgcCGCacccgagagaaagagcataAAGGCGCCTTAGAACTACTACTACCGGCGCGctggatttatttatttgtcctCCTCCTGCCTTACATCTCTGTCAGGGTGACACCAGGGCGAGGCCTATACGGCTTGGTGCGCCACTGTTATCGTCGCTGAATCGATAATGCGTCCCGacaggagagggagagagagtgagttcAGTTGAAAACCGGACTCCCCTGTTCCAGTGCGGCTGTCTGGGTACAATGCGagaaaaatgtacatttattTCGCAATAATCGCTGGAAATATTGGCGGCTACAGCAAAAATCATGAGTTTTTGAATTTCCTGCATAAGAGTAACTAGTAATAATTATACAACAATCGCGATGAGCTGCGCCCATAAACGcggtttttataataacacaATCATTAATGTTCTTATCGCGCGATGCTTTGACAGGCTTCAAAAGTTTGCGTTTTCTAAATTAAAGAACATTCTTCTGACGGCTTTGATATCTTGTTTCAGCATAAGCTCAGCTCTATCAGATACCGACTACTGCAATGTTGACGAATGCAGCAATCCATCTAGACACGTCATGTGCCTGTATCCGATGAGTGCTGCTTTGTAAATAAAACTTATTCGAGGTGTACGGAAGAgtggaaattttattttcaacattcaGGACAAAACGACCGGTGCTTCCTGCGAAACCGTCGTGCGCTCCGGCTTATCCGACAATGAGAGGATGATGATAGGATTCGCGCATAACCTTCTGAGGAACGCGTTTTCTCTGCAAAAGGGCCACAATTTCTCGTCTCTCGTAAGTAGATACCGCACTTTGAATAATTTGGAATAAGCACGTTTTAACGCGTCGTGACAACAACGCAGGTATGGGACGACGAGCTGGCGGAGTTGGCTCAGAGATGGGCGGATCAGTGTCCGGAATCTGGCCACAACGACGAGTGTCGATCCCTCAGTAGGTTCGACTATTGTTAGTGTAGTTAGCATAAATAATGATGACACTACTTCTCGCAGACAAATTTCGCACGGTGGTGTACCAAAACGTCGGTAAGAAGAGTTACCCAGGTAGCCTACCAGGGCAGAAAGCTGCGGAAGACATTCCAAAGTTGATGTCGGATATAGCCACCGAGTGGTACCAGCAGCCTCACAATCCGTAAGTTGTTGTTTCAATTTTTGGGAGGATGTGAATGATATAGAAGAGTTTTAAATATCCAACAGGCTGAAGCCCGATACGGAACGCTTCGAAACCATCAACGTCGTGGGCTGCGGGCTTACGAAAACTTCGAGATGCAGTTTGAGGGGACACCCTCTTCCAGCTTGCGTTGACTACTTCACCATACATCTAGTTTGCAATTACGCGAGCAAGGAGGACGAGTCCAAAGTCGAATACGATACGGTATCTTTCTAGGGCTTCTCAACATCTGTTttcattttgtaaatttacggaaagaaaaaattttaaacgctCAGAGTTCCTCAAACCTCCTCGTACCCATTGAAATTCAAACCGTTGCTCTCGCGCAATGATTGGACGAAAAAATCGCGCAGCTCATACGCGTCTACTGGCGAAAGAATGAGAAAACGAGGCGACTCACGTATACTCGCGCAGGTATATAAGCTCATCGCCACCTGCCAGAAATAACTCACGAATATGACACGCGAATTGCGTGCATTACCGCAGCGCTGCGTTATCGCGTGCTTGCGAGGCTTTGACGAGCTGCGAATCGAGTTTCGCGGTTGCCCGCCAGCCCTAAAATACGTGCGCAGTCACCTTCTCTCGGCACGATTCGCCTTCTCGCCGAAATGGCTCTTTTTAATTTCTGTCGTGCTTCTAACGTAATCGAATCGCCCTATACGCACACGCGCATACGTATTTCCGCAAAAAAGATGAATAAGAAAAAACTGCCAGGCTTTCAGCGAATCTTTGCATAGCACAAAGCGAGTAGCATAATATAACGCACAAAGTGAAGAAAAGATCGCAAGCTGCATGCAGCCGCAGGTGTAGCAGCTCTTCCTCCTCttgtgcagcagcggcagtagcGAGGGAGCAGTGAAATAAGaaagatggagagagagagagagagagagagaggaggaggaggaggaggaggagggaagAAAACGTCTTCTCTCTGGATGTGTTTCATTGTGATCGAATGATATAATAGAGGCAAAAGTCCGTGGGAAAGCGAGATCGAGACCACCTGACGCACCTCCGGCTACGATACACTTAACATTTTGATGTCGTAGGGCTCTgctctgtgtatgtgtgcacgtatacctatatctCCAAGCAAGAAGAGTCAGCCAACTCCTCCCCCTTCTCGTGGAGCCGGCTCTCCGCAACGCCATCGCCGCCGATTCATCGCATTGTGCCCCGCgcgcatatacatacatatacacgaAGGCGGCGCCCAGACACTATAAGTTTCTTCTCCTCCGCGCAGAGCAGCGAAAGGAGTCTCGCGGGTGTGCAGAGAAAAGGAGCGATAGAAGCTGGCTATTTTACAGCGTAAACTCAATTTTCCGACGATTGCATAACCGGGAAGCTCATCACTCCCTTAGTCGATTAATTCACATCCGGCGCGGCGGGATATCCACAGCagtttgctctctctctctctctctctctctctctgcgtgatGTCGTCGTCATCTGGCGAGTGCAGCGTATGCAGAGAGGAATTAAAAAACGAACCGTCTTCATCCCGCTGCGCATCTCTAATGTGTGCTCCAATTCGAGAACGAGAAGTGTATCGGCTAAGCGATCGTCGATGCGCCGACACTGAGGGATGACTGCGCGTACAGCCTGCTGCAACAATGCCCGCAATTTCTGCCCAGTCCTCGCGTTTACATACGTGCATACATAGCGAGCGTCGAGTTTCCGTCCCAGGGCattgtcgcgcgcgagtgcgtcGATTCGCCGGGAAATAAAAATGGAAACGATTAACAGCTCTCCCGAAGCACTCGTGGCCCTTATCGTCGACGCTCTCCCACGACGCGGCGCGTGTTTACCTCCGGACCGACGAGCTATTCCTGTACGCGCTCGCCGCGTGTGTGTCTAGAATCACAATATAATCTAGCATTGTAAACGATCCAGCGCGTGTGCGTTATTTTtgggagaggaaaaaaaaaataacaaacagCTGGCGGAGCTGCGCCGCGGGAAGAAATAGCATCCGTGAGCCTCGTAAAATTAGATATAGAGGCCCTCTCTGTTACTATAGCAGCAGTAGGAAGAAGAAGGGTGCAAAGTTTCGAGAGCATCGCGCGGGGCGAAGGAAGATTCAGCAATTCTGCTTCTTGAACTCGGCGAATACTCGTTTGTGTTTACGTGTATACTGTCCGTTGATCTCTCCCTCGTCGATTCTAATGCGACACCTATACGCGCGGCCTGTAATTGATACCCGGCGATAGAGCGAGGGGAGAAGCCGCtgcttcgttttttttcttctctggCCCGAAGCGAAAAATcgatccgagagagagagagagagagagatggcaGACGCACAGCCCGAAGGAGATTCGATTATGCAGGCAGCGGCTGACAGGTGATTTCGCGCTCGTCATCCGGAGCTATTCCTACATTTATTAGCAGCCGAAATCCGATTAGATTTCACTCGAGCGAATACTCGACTCGCGCATTCTTTTGTGTACTATACACGTCGCTCGAGAAAATCGATTCGACTTGTCGCGAGCGTGTAGCGAATCCGCCTTCCTTCATTGTGTTATATACTTACatcgcgaagaaaaaaaaatgcgaacGAGCGAGAGGACGCGCCCTCCCAGCGCGCTATTCTCGACGACTGCAGCAGCGCCTATATTTCACTGCGACCGAACGATTATTTGTCTCTCCGCAGCAGTGAGCTGCGCAGCTCTTTATTTCGTATCAATTTGTTTCTTCTTCAGCTCCTCGGCtgcaagtgcgcgcgcgagagactgGGAAAATGTGGACGCGACGCTCTCGTTGCGGCTgtgtataagagagagagagagagaaactttcTCTCGAGGCTGAAAAGACAAATTGTTTTCGAGtcctttttctccctctctacTGCGAGCTCTCCTCTTTGGAGTAGGAAATATGCGAGCGGAGGCTCTCTCCGCACTTCCATTTGAATAAAAGCAACGATAAGCACATCCTTAGAGAGCTCGCAGCTCTGAATTGTTTCCGCTTCTTAAACTCCgacaaatttattataataactaCCCCTGGCACTCTGCGCGACTTGCACTCgcctatatacgtatatatacacgcgagcCTCTTTGCTCGTCCGTCTCTCGCGGCTCTTATCGCTGCCACTCATTACGATTACGCGGATAGCTGTGCGTACGCAAAATCCTTGACCTTGCTTTGTCGCCAGCGGTGGACGGCCAGCTGCGGGGgatgaaaaattgaaagtgcgagatactctttctctctctctctctccgcgatgCTTTATCTTTGCTGAAACGAAGAGAagaatgaacaaaaaaaaaagtgtacactctctcgctctgtgcATGGGCTCGCGCGTAcgctaagagagagagagagagagagagagagagagagagagagagagagagagagcgaaaggaAGAAAAGACAGGTCCTCGCTCTTGTATTAAACACGCTCGGTCTTGCTCGAGGAGCTGTACTTTTCTGCTTTTGTTCGGCTCTCTGTTTCATCCTTTATTCTTAATGAATACGCGTCGAGcttgtgctctctctctctctctctctctctctctctctctccctcgacgacgacgacgacgacgacgcacaATGGCTTTGCTATCAGTTTCTCaattctttcaaatttttcgcgctcgcgcgattcaaagccccgcgcgcgcaatttCTTCCCTCTTTTGCGCTCGTTCCTCTTTTGTGTCGCggtgatttttcaaaaaaatattaaataacgCGCGCATTGTCGCTGCCCGCCCCAGCTTTTTGTTTAAACGAGACGATATGGAAATCGCGTCCGCAGAGTTGGTGCGTGTGCGGCCTGGGAAAAGTCTAAAGTACAAATCAAACTTTGCCGGGGAAACAATtttatctccctctctctctctttctctcgcaaaAAGAGAAGCGAGAGATCCGAGGAAAAAAACAAGGGAGAAAGTTtaagaatttataaaactttaatCTTGCATATCCAattttaacgtttcaaaaCTCATTTTACTTACCGGCAACTTTTCTCGCTGCGGCCCGCAAGCGCGAGTTTGCTGTTTATCTCTGTTTTCGTGACTTTGGCAAACTACGCAGGAGTAGTAAAATGCAGATTAAatgacgaggaggaggagaacgGGTAATTGCCTGACCCAAATATATAAATGCGATAATGTGCGCGACGCGATCgctcgatatatatatatatatgtatacgtgcaTGCTGATTGCGAAGACAAAAGAGTTGCGGGCGTAACGACTACGAGGACAGGCCGGAAGTAGGGAAAATAGGGGAGGCTATATGCGTGGCTGTGTGGAAGAATGAAgacgcgcggagagagagagagagagagagagagaaaggagggGGTTAGAGCAGCTCGACGGGGCTTGATATTTACGACGTCATTTCCTCGCTGACTGTCAATAATTTCCCTAGGGGGAATGCAGAAGACAGTGGCGACGGCGGCAACGGCACCACCACCTTACG
The sequence above is drawn from the Nasonia vitripennis strain AsymCx chromosome 4, Nvit_psr_1.1, whole genome shotgun sequence genome and encodes:
- the LOC107981076 gene encoding venom allergen 5-like; this encodes MMIGFAHNLLRNAFSLQKGHNFSSLVWDDELAELAQRWADQCPESGHNDECRSLNKFRTVVYQNVGKKSYPGSLPGQKAAEDIPKLMSDIATEWYQQPHNPLKPDTERFETINVVGCGLTKTSRCSLRGHPLPACVDYFTIHLVCNYASKEDESKVEYDTVSF